Proteins encoded in a region of the Clostridium beijerinckii genome:
- a CDS encoding 2Fe-2S ferredoxin translates to MIDIKHHIFVCASCRVNGMQKGMCYSKDSVKVVQKFMEEVEDRDLINEVMVTNTGCLGVCNKGPIVVVYPEGTWYGNVKVEDVERIVEEHIEGGKVVQELVI, encoded by the coding sequence ATGATTGATATTAAACATCATATTTTTGTTTGTGCAAGTTGTAGAGTTAATGGAATGCAAAAAGGAATGTGCTATTCTAAGGATTCTGTAAAGGTTGTGCAAAAGTTTATGGAGGAAGTTGAGGATAGGGATTTAATAAATGAGGTGATGGTGACTAATACAGGGTGTTTAGGCGTATGTAATAAAGGTCCTATTGTAGTTGTTTATCCTGAAGGAACTTGGTATGGAAATGTAAAAGTTGAAGATGTAGAAAGAATTGTGGAAGAACATATTGAAGGTGGAAAAGTAGTACAAGAATTAGTTATTTAA
- the nirJ1 gene encoding putative heme d1 biosynthesis radical SAM protein NirJ1 — MISITKLLCNSDNYGDSLRYVEGAAIEKYGVSPGRGPVVAWNCTKTCNLKCKHCYASSDNKRYDNELTLDESKKFIDDLKDFNVPALLFSGGEPLMKENILELLDYASQRKIRSTISTNGTLLDKDVCKSLKKINLGYVGVSLDGIGSNHDAFRGVNGAFDSALRGIRNCIEVNQKVGLRFTINKNNYKELEDIFKLIKEEKIPRVCFYHLVYSGRGSKMVDEDITKEETRQALDLIISKAIEFGPSVEILTVDNHADAVYTYLKSLEKFKDKSDNILKLLKTNGGNRSGMAFANVDFFGNVHPDQFTWQHTFGNVKEEKFGSIWRNSENEILNGLRNRKELLKGRCSSCKWLNVCNGNFRTRAEAVYNDFWAEDPACYLTDDEINIMK, encoded by the coding sequence ATGATAAGTATAACTAAACTTTTATGTAATTCTGATAATTATGGAGATAGCTTAAGGTATGTAGAAGGCGCAGCCATAGAAAAGTATGGAGTTAGTCCAGGAAGAGGACCTGTAGTTGCTTGGAACTGTACAAAAACTTGTAATTTAAAATGTAAACATTGTTATGCAAGTTCAGATAATAAAAGATATGATAACGAACTTACGTTAGATGAATCAAAAAAGTTCATAGACGATTTAAAAGATTTTAACGTACCAGCATTATTGTTTTCTGGAGGAGAGCCTCTCATGAAGGAAAACATTTTGGAATTATTAGATTATGCAAGTCAAAGAAAAATAAGAAGTACAATATCAACTAATGGTACTCTTTTAGATAAAGATGTTTGCAAATCTTTAAAGAAAATAAACCTTGGATATGTAGGTGTAAGCCTTGATGGTATAGGATCAAATCATGATGCGTTTAGAGGTGTTAATGGCGCTTTTGACAGTGCTTTAAGAGGAATTAGAAACTGCATTGAAGTTAATCAAAAAGTAGGTCTTAGGTTTACTATAAATAAAAACAATTATAAAGAATTAGAAGATATATTTAAGCTAATAAAAGAAGAAAAGATACCTAGAGTGTGTTTCTACCATTTAGTATATTCGGGAAGAGGAAGCAAAATGGTGGATGAAGATATTACTAAGGAAGAAACAAGACAAGCTCTAGACTTAATCATAAGTAAGGCAATAGAATTTGGTCCGAGTGTTGAGATACTTACAGTTGATAATCATGCAGATGCTGTTTATACATATTTAAAGTCATTAGAAAAATTCAAAGATAAATCAGATAACATATTAAAACTTTTAAAGACTAATGGTGGAAATAGGTCAGGAATGGCTTTTGCAAATGTAGACTTTTTTGGAAATGTTCATCCAGATCAATTTACTTGGCAACATACTTTTGGAAATGTGAAAGAAGAAAAATTCGGATCTATATGGAGAAATTCTGAAAATGAAATATTAAATGGTCTTAGAAATAGAAAAGAATTATTAAAGGGCAGATGTTCTTCTTGTAAATGGTTAAATGTTTGTAATGGCAATTTCAGAACTAGAGCTGAAGCAGTTTATAATGATTTTTGGGCAGAGGATCCTGCTTGCTATCTTACAGATGATGAAATTAATATTATGAAATAA
- the nirJ2 gene encoding putative heme d1 biosynthesis radical SAM protein NirJ2 → MIISWNTTNKCNLKCSHCYRDSGKESQGELNTEEAKLLIDQIAKANFKIMIFSGGEPLMREDIFELINYASKAGLRPVLGTNGTLISREIAEKLKAAGISAIGISLDSLDSKKHNKFRGNNEAFRDTIYAMKNCRDLGIRFQIHTTVMDWNKDEIISLTDFSVAMGAAAHHIFFLVPTGRGKDIEDELLSSKEYEKLLTSIMKKQSEVNIEIKPTCAPQFVRIAENLGINSRFKRGCIAGTSYCIINPKGDVQACAYLREVAGNIREIPFDEIWKNSELLNNLRTQEYKGTCNSCKDKKSCGGCRARAAYYNDGDYMASDKICIFNN, encoded by the coding sequence ATGATAATATCATGGAATACTACAAATAAATGCAATTTAAAGTGCAGTCATTGTTATAGAGATTCAGGAAAAGAAAGTCAAGGCGAATTAAATACAGAAGAAGCAAAGTTACTTATAGATCAAATTGCAAAAGCTAATTTTAAAATAATGATATTCTCTGGTGGAGAACCATTAATGAGAGAGGATATTTTTGAATTAATAAATTATGCATCCAAAGCTGGCTTAAGACCTGTCCTTGGAACAAATGGCACTCTTATATCAAGGGAAATTGCAGAAAAATTAAAAGCTGCTGGTATTTCTGCAATAGGAATAAGTCTTGATAGTCTTGATTCAAAAAAACATAATAAATTTAGAGGAAATAATGAAGCCTTTAGAGATACTATTTATGCAATGAAAAATTGTAGAGATTTAGGCATTAGATTTCAAATTCATACAACTGTCATGGATTGGAATAAAGATGAGATAATTAGTTTGACTGACTTTTCAGTAGCTATGGGAGCAGCAGCTCATCATATATTCTTTCTTGTGCCTACAGGAAGAGGCAAAGATATTGAAGATGAATTATTAAGTTCAAAAGAGTATGAAAAGTTATTAACATCAATAATGAAAAAGCAAAGTGAAGTAAACATAGAAATAAAGCCAACTTGTGCTCCACAATTTGTTAGAATTGCAGAAAATTTAGGTATAAATAGTAGATTTAAACGTGGATGTATTGCAGGAACAAGCTATTGTATTATTAATCCAAAAGGAGATGTTCAGGCTTGTGCTTATTTAAGAGAAGTAGCTGGTAATATAAGAGAAATACCATTTGATGAAATATGGAAAAATAGTGAATTGCTCAATAACCTAAGAACTCAAGAATATAAAGGAACTTGTAACAGTTGTAAAGATAAAAAAAGTTGTGGAGGCTGCAGAGCAAGAGCTGCATATTATAATGACGGAGATTATATGGCATCAGATAAAATCTGCATTTTTAATAATTAA
- a CDS encoding Lrp/AsnC family transcriptional regulator: MDKTDKELLNLMQNEIPIDKNPFKIIGERLLLTENEVLKRISNLKNEGIIRRIGGIFNSRKIGYTSTLCAAKVPENEIERVAAYINMYDEVTHNYIREDEYNMWFTMITRSEENLINILEEIKRNTGLEEIMSLPSVKLFKIKVALNLQGDDTND; this comes from the coding sequence ATGGATAAAACAGATAAAGAATTGCTTAATTTAATGCAAAATGAAATTCCAATAGATAAGAATCCTTTTAAAATAATAGGGGAAAGATTATTACTTACAGAAAATGAAGTATTAAAAAGAATAAGTAATTTAAAAAATGAAGGAATAATAAGAAGAATAGGTGGAATTTTTAATTCGAGAAAAATTGGATATACAAGTACTCTTTGTGCAGCTAAAGTTCCTGAAAATGAAATTGAAAGAGTTGCAGCATATATAAATATGTATGATGAAGTAACTCACAATTATATAAGAGAAGATGAGTATAATATGTGGTTTACCATGATAACGCGTTCAGAAGAGAATTTGATTAATATTCTTGAAGAAATAAAAAGAAATACTGGTTTGGAAGAAATAATGAGTTTACCTTCAGTTAAGTTATTTAAGATT